A region from the Hippoglossus hippoglossus isolate fHipHip1 chromosome 18, fHipHip1.pri, whole genome shotgun sequence genome encodes:
- the LOC117752048 gene encoding uncharacterized protein LOC117752048 isoform X1, with amino-acid sequence MALGSSLVFFLLLSVWLTAKCDQIPSEVCMECRDRYFLIAADLSFAGNEARFEAIDGTGVYPITKQYAAVCGYSVSVLPLKGNVELRASYFSCHTDNKDDEFFTFSFNLVVNHEGEDVTYALKKTCSPTLPWSPREVTCEANYMEVSVRSDVACPTGTKTDDWNAAVQTAYASANSDWQVMFQKVEEPLKPMELSEARTQGYVFDLTEGRLVFRTPYGQPESFNTEVNGVPVEVVHATLFSRQSWVVLMVDLVAACSMSEGSYDNAGYMVWETPEVLNPYVSGLTNTRVSVGISGELLEQSVAEESGFIVEKHNGSVEISIPYNAEGGYRKSFVSGDLYEYYIFHLYLEQIAVDEDHVDTRLRFHRTLATPLLPRPVFTENRTVLEERVFTIYLGDVPEDVEVSAVQLNEHKHIYKFGHESGHSITKVVHPNNTHGYTLKVPFDDPAVIKKFSKEDEAMKHILEVNYTLTVLPENETFFHLTSVLALSDITPPEFDAVCSESGISFKLDHRPFDYLWHISIGSDLLSPELATQHGYIMTNNSQSLLLEVPLFTHGYVYEDVALKGFLGTFEILIQYQGTSEVQSSTVKTCPFSTAEFVLCSTDGKMTVVADLSLAISSGGIPARSNLLNTHCGPKEADDTRALFSFPLNSCGSIIKLGKEYVTYENEISFSRKVNLQKNPSDSSNEIDRVTVQCTYPLAGLYRLFSFYKFVSDSAGVGNIVHSSLLTEVQQKPTLEFDTVLQTPVPATRRNRPVLVKLGHRLKVPTHLQYLQSLFKVE; translated from the exons ATGGCTTTAGGGTCCAGCCTCGT GTTCTTCCTGCTGTTGTCAGTGTGGTTAACTGCAAAATGTGACCAGATTCCCAGTG AAGTTTGTATGGAGTGTCGTGATCGCTACTTCCTGATAGCTGCTGATCTCTCATTCGCTGGGAATGAAGCTCGCTTTGAGGCTATTG ATGGAACAGGCGTTTACCCCATCACAAAGCAGTATGCTGCTGTGTGTGGATACTCTGTCAGTGTTCTCCCTCTTAAGGGCAATGTGGAGCTCCGAGCCTCTTACTTCAGCTGTCACACTGACAACAAA GATGATGAATTTTTCACGTTCAGCTTCAACCTGGTCGTTAACCATGAAGGAGAGGATGTCACCTATGCTTTGAAAAAGACCTGTTCTCCCACTCTGCCCTGGTCACCCAGAGAGGTCACCTGTGAGGCCAACTACATGGAG GTTTCTGTGAGGAGTGATGTGGCGTGTCCGACTGGGACAAAGACAGACGACTGGAATGCTGCTGTCCAAACT GCATATGCTTCAGCCAACTCAGACTGGCAGGTGATGTTTCAGAAAGTAGAAGAGCCACTGAAACCTATGGAACTGTCTGAAGCTCGCACACAGGGCTATGTGTTTGACCTGACAGAGGGACGGCTTGTGTTTCGTACACCGTATGGACAACCAgaatcatttaacactgag GTGAACGGTGTTCCAGTAGAGGTCGTCCATGCAACTCTGTTCTCCAGACAAAGCTGGGTTGTCCTCATGGTCGACCTTGTGGCTGCTTGCTCCATGT CTGAAGGATCATATGATAATGCTGGATACATGGTCTGGGAGACTCCTGAGGTGTTGAACCCATATGTGTCTGGTCTGACCAACACACGGGTCAGCGTCGGTATCAGTGGCGAACTTTTGGAGCAGTCGGTTGCAGAGGAGAGCGGCTTCATTGTGGAGAAGCACAACGGCTCAGTAGAGATCAGCATCCCCTATAATGCTGAAGGAGGATACAGGAAG AGCTTTGTGTCTGGGGACCTCTACGAGTACTACATCTTTCATCTCTATCTGGAGCAAATCGCAGTGGATGAGGATCATGTTGACACCAGACTTCGCTTTCACAGGACACTTGCAACTCCTCTTCTGCCACGTCCTGTTTTTACAGAGAACC GAACAGTCCTTGAGGAACGAGTTTTCACAATCTACCTGGGAGATGTTCCTGAAGATGTCGAGGTCTCTGCTGTTCAgctaaatgaacacaaacatatttataaatTTGGACATGAGAGCGGCCACAGCATCACAAAGGTTGTTCATCCCAACAACACCCATGGCTACACTCTGAAGGTGCCTTTTGATGACCCTGCTGTCATTAAGAAG TTCTCTAAAGAAGATGAAGCTATGAAGCACATACTGGAAGTCAACTACACACTGACCGTTCTGCCTGAGAATGAGACGTTTTTCCACCTGACCTCAGTCTTGGCACTATCGGACATCA ctcctccagagtttgACGCCGTCTGTTCTGAGTCTGGCATCAGCTTCAAACTGGACCACCGGCCTTTTGACTACCTGTGGCACATCAGTATCGGTTCTGACCTGCTGTCGCCAGAACTGGCAACCCAGCACGGCTACATCATGACCAACAATAGCCAGAGCCTGCTGCTCGAGGTGCCGCTCTTCACTCATGGATACGTATACGAG GATGTTGCTCTGAAGGGATTCCTTGGCACTTTTGAAATCCTCATTCAATATCAAGGAACATCAGAGGTCCAGAGTTCAACTGTCAAGACGTGTCCATTCTCTACTGCCGAGTTCGTTT TGTGTTCCACTGATGGCAAGATGACTGTGGTGGCTGACTTGTCCCTGGCCATCTCAAGTGGAGGAATCCCTGCTAGATCCAACCTCCTGAACACTCATTGTGGACCCAAAGAAGCAGACGACACCAGGGCTCTGTTCTCTTTCCCCCTCAACAGCTGTGGCTCCATAATAAAG CTCGGTAAGGAATATGTGACGTACGAAAACGAGATTTCCTTCAGCAGGAAGGTCAATCTTCAGAAAAATCCATCAGATTCCAGCAATGAGATTGACAG GGTAACTGTGCAGTGTACGTATCCTCTGGCTGGGCTCTATCGTCTCTTCTCCTTTTACAAGTTTGTGTCTGACTCAGCGGGTGTCGGCAACATTGTTCATTCTTCACTCTTAACTGAAG TTCAACAAAAACCCACATTGGAGTTCGACACGGTGCTTCAAACTCCAGTGCCTGCAACCAGACGTAACAGACCGGTTTTGGTGAAGCTTGGTCACCGACTCAAAGTGccaacacatttacagtatctCCAGTCACTCTTTAAAGTAGAGTAA
- the LOC117752166 gene encoding uncharacterized protein LOC117752166, translating into MFQREEEQMIPGNLSEARTQGYVFDLTEGRLVFRTPYGQPDSFNTEVNGVPVEVVHATLLSRQSWVVLMVHLEAACSISEGSYDNAGYMVWETPEVLYPLVSGLTNTRVSVGVNGELLEQSVAEESGFIVQKHNGSVEISIPYNAEGGYRKSFVSGDLYEYYIFHLYLEQILVDEDHVDTRLRFHTTLATPLLARPVFTENRTVLEERVFTIYLGDVPEDVEVSAVQLNEHKHIYKFGHESGHSITKVVHPNNTHGYTLKVPFDDPAVIKKFSKEDEAMKHILEVNYTLTVLPENETFFHLTSVLALSDITPPEFDAVCSESGISFKLDHRPFDYLWHISIGSDLLSPELATQHGYIMTNNSQSLLLEVPLFTHGYVYEDVALKGFLGTFEILIQYQGTSGVQSSTVKTCPFSTAEFVLCSTDGKMTVVADLSLAISSGGIPARSNLLNTHCGPKEVDDTRALFSFPLNSCGSIIKLGKEYVTYENEISFSRKFNLQKNPSDSSNEIDRVTVKCTYPLAGLHRLFSVYKFDSDTAVVGNIVHSSLLTEVLQKPTLVFDTVLQTPVPATRPVLMMPGHRPPAQHIKVSTYLKNLPKR; encoded by the exons ATGtttcagagagaggaggagcagatgaTTCCTGGGAACCTTTCTGAAGCTCGCACACAGGGCTATGTGTTTGACCTGACCGAGGGACGGCTTGTGTTTCGTACACCGTATGGACAACCAGACTCGTTTAACACTGAG GTGAACGGTGTTCCAGTAGAGGTCGTCCATGCAACTCTGCTCTCCAGACAAAGCTGGGTTGTCCTCATGGTCCACCTTGAGGCTGCTTGCTCCATTT CTGAAGGATCATATGATAATGCTGGATACATGGTGTGGGAGACTCCTGAGGTGTTGTACCCGCTGGTGTCTGGTCTGACTAACACACGGGTCAGCGTCGGTGTCAATGGTGAACTTTTGGAGCAGTCGGTTGCAGAGGAGAGCGGCTTCATTGTGCAGAAGCACAACGGCTCAGTAGAGATCAGCATCCCCTATAATGCTGAAGGAGGATACAGGAAG AGCTTTGTGTCTGGGGACCTCTACGAGTACTACATCTTTCATCTCTATCTGGAGCAAATCTTGGTGGATGAGGATCATGTTGACACCAGACTTCGCTTTCACACGACACTTGCAACTCCTCTTCTGGCACGTCCTGTTTTTACAGAGAACC GAACAGTCCTTGAGGAACGAGTTTTCACAATCTACCTGGGAGATGTTCCTGAAGATGTCGAGGTCTCTGCTGTTCAgctaaatgaacacaaacatatttataaatTTGGACATGAGAGCGGCCACAGCATCACAAAGGTTGTTCATCCCAACAACACCCATGGCTACACTCTGAAGGTGCCTTTTGATGACCCTGCTGTCATTAAGAAG TTCTCTAAAGAAGATGAAGCTATGAAGCACATACTGGAAGTCAACTACACACTGACCGTTCTGCCTGAGAATGAGACGTTTTTCCACCTGACCTCAGTCTTGGCACTATCGGACATCA ctcctccagagtttgACGCTGTCTGTTCTGAGTCTGGCATCAGCTTCAAACTGGACCACCGGCCTTTTGACTACCTGTGGCACATCAGTATCGGTTCTGACCTGCTGTCGCCAGAACTGGCAACCCAGCACGGCTACATCATGACCAACAATAGCCAGAGCCTGCTGCTCGAGGTGCCGCTCTTCACTCATGGATACGTATACGAG GACGTTGCTCTGAAGGGATTCCTTGGCACTTTTGAAATCCTCATTCAATATCAAGGAACATCAGGGGTCCAGAGTTCAACTGTCAAGACGTGTCCATTCTCTACTGCCGAGTTCGTTT TGTGTTCCACTGATGGCAAGATGACTGTGGTGGCTGACTTGTCCCTGGCCATCTCAAGTGGAGGAATCCCTGCTAGATCCAACctcctgaacacacactgtggacCCAAAGAAGTAGACGACACCAGGGCTCTGTTCTCTTTCCCCCTCAACAGCTGTGGCTCCATAATAAAG CTCGGTAAGGAATATGTGACGTACGAAAACGAGATTTCCTTCAGCAGGAAGTTCAATCTTCAGAAAAATCCATCAGATTCCAGCAATGAGATTGACAG GGTAACGGTGAAGTGTACGTATCCTCTGGCTGGGCTCCATCGTCTCTTCTCGGTTTACAAGTTTGATTCTGACACAGCGGTTGTCGGCAACATTGTTCATTCTTCACTCTTAACTGAAG TTCTACAAAAACCCACATTGGTGTTCGACACGGTGCTTCAAACTCCAGTGCCTGCAACCAGACCTGTTTTGATGATGCCTGGTCACCGACCTCCTGCTCAGCACATCAAAGTATCCACGTATCTAAAGAATCTTCCAAAAAGGTAA
- the LOC117752046 gene encoding uncharacterized protein LOC117752046, with protein sequence MALVFWFGMALLLFVLLPAKSDDIPAGAHSTECHDCYFVMAVDVSFTGEELHFEAVDETGVYPITQKYSAECGYTVSVLPLTGQVELRASYFSCHTDNKDDEVFTFNFNLISNHEGKDVTYAVNKTCTHTLPWSPREVTCETNYMEVSVRSEVACPSGEMSDDWHAASAASDWQVMFHRADEQLKPMNLSVARKQGYLFDLTDRRIVFRTAYGQPHSSSLEVNGVPVEGVHATLFSRQSWVFIIVDLVASCSMHEGSYDSGYMVWETPDLLNPLVSGLTNTQVNIGVGGELVQQPAAEESGFIVEKHDGKVEISIPYNAEVGYRKSFVSGGLHEFYVFNLYLEQIFVNKDLEETRLRFHRTLATPMLPLQVFTVNQTVVEEHTFTVYLGDVPGDIELSAVELNGHKCIAPFKNTSGHTVIEVFYPNNTHGYTLKVPFDDPVVIKKFSKEDEAMKHILEVNYTLTVLPENEPFFHLASVMALSDITPPEFDAVCSESGIIFKLDHRPFNYLWHISIGSDLLTPELATQHSYIMTNDSQSLLLEVPLFTHGYEYKDICLKGFTGTFEILVKDRETSEVLSSAVKTCQFTASEFIVCSTDGKMTVVADLSLASPGGEIPARSNLLNMYCGPKDADDTRALFSFPLNSCGSTVKLVKERVTYQNEIFYSKRHFSESKAASEPTTERLIVQCMYPLAGLHRLFSVYKFEADTAGVGKIIRSSQSTAESQQTTTVKLTTETTPAAKRTTRALAVFKPAFHPTALYIRVYPFQKHLSMIKGLKGASQTKLNPAQI encoded by the exons ATGGCTCTTGTGTTTTGGTTTGG CATGGCCTTGCTCCTGTTTGTATTGTTGCCTGCAAAATCGGACGACATCCCTGCCG GAGCTCATAGTACGGAGTGTCATGATTGCTACTTCGTGATGGCTGTTGATGTCTCCTTCACTGGAGAGGAACTTCACTTTGAGGCTGTAG ATGAAACAGGCGTGTACCCCATCACTCAGAAGTATTCAGCCGAGTGTGGCTACACTGTCAGTGTTCTCCCTCTAACCGGCCAAGTGGAGCTCCGAGCCTCCTACTTCAGCTGTCACACTGACAACAAA GATGATGAAGTGTTCACATTCAACTTCAACCTGATTTCAAACCATGAAGGAAAGGACGTCACCTATGCCGTGAACAAAACCTGTACTCACACTCTGCCCTGGTCTCCCAGAGAAGTCACCTGTGAGACCAACTACATGGAA GTGTCTGTGAGGAGTGAGGTGGCCTGTCCATCTGGAGAGATGAGTGACGATTGGCATGCT GCTTCAGCTGCTTCAGACTGGCAGGTGATGTTTCACAGAGCGGACGAGCAGTTGAAACCCATGAACCTCTCTGTAGCTCGTAAGCAGGGCTACTTGTTTGACCTGACGGATAGACGTATTGTATTTCGTACGGCGTATGGACAACCTCACTCATCCAGTCTGGAG GTGAACGGTGTTCCAGTAGAGGGCGTCCATGCAACTCTGTTCTCCAGACAAAGCTGGGTTTTCATCATTGTCGACCTTGTGGCTTCTTGCTCCATGC ATGAAGGATCATATGACAGTGGATACATGGTGTGGGAGACTCCTGATCTGCTGAACCCGCTGGTGTCTGGTCTGACCAACACACAGGTCAACATCGGTGTCGGGGGTGAACTTGTGCAGCAGCCCGCTGCAGAGGAGAGCGGCTTCATTGTGGAGAAGCACGACGGCAAAGTGGAGATCAGCATCCCCTATAATGCTGAAGTAGGATACAGGAAG AGCTTTGTGTCTGGTGGCCTCCACGAGTTTTACGTCTTCAACCTCTACTTGGAGCAAATCTTTGTAAATAAGGATCTCGAAGAGACCAGACTGAGGTTTCACAGGACGCTGGCCACTCCCATGCTGCCGCTCCAAGTCTTCACTGTAAACCAAACTGTTGTTGAAGAGCACACGTTCACCGTCTACCTCGGAGATGTCCCTGGAGACATTGAGCTGTCTGCAGTTGAGCTGAATGGCCACAAGTGTATCGctccctttaaaaacacaagcgGCCACACCGTCATCGAAGTCTTTTATCCCAACAACACCCATGGCTACACTCTGAAGGTGCCTTTCGATGACCCTGTTGTGATTAAGAAG TTCTCTAAAGAAGATGAAGCTATGAAGCACATACTGGAAGTCAACTACACACTGACCGTTCTGCCTGAGAATGAGCCGTTTTTCCACCTGGCCTCAGTCATGGCACTGTCGGACATCA ctcctccagagtttgACGCTGTCTGTTCCGAGTCTGGCATCATCTTCAAACTGGACCACCGGCCTTTCAACTACCTGTGGCACATCAGTATTGGTTCTGACCTGCTGACGCCAGAACTAGCAACCCAGCACAGCTACATCATGACCAACGATAGCCAGAGTCTGCTCCTCGAGGTGCCGCTCTTCACTCATGGATATGAGTACAAG GACATATGTTTGAAGGGCTTCACTGGTACTTTTGAGATCTTGGTGAAGGATCGTGAAACATCAGAGGTGCTGAGTTCAGCTGTCAAGACATGTCAATTCACTGCTTCTGAATTTATAG tgtgtTCCACTGATGGCAAGATGACTGTGGTGGCCGACTTGTCTCTGGCCAGCCCAGGTGGAGAAATCCCTGCTAGATCCAACCTCCTGAACATGTACTGTGGACCCAAAGACGCAGACGACACCAGGGCTCtgttctctttccctctcaacAGCTGTGGATCCACAGTCAAG CTTGTGAAGGAAAGGGTGACCTATCAAAATGAGATCTTCTACAGCAAGAGGCACTTCAGTGAGAGCAAGGCAGCCTCCGAGCCGACTAccgagag GTTGATAGTGCAGTGTATGTACCCTCTGGCTGGGCTCCACCGCCTCTTCTCTGTGTACAAGTTTGAGGCTGACACGGCCGGCGTCGGCAAAATCATCCGCTCTTCCCAGTCCACCGCAG AATCTCAACAGACCACCACCGTCAAGCTGACTACGGAAACCACACCGGCTGCCAAAAGGACAACCAGAGCACTTGCAGTTTTCAAGCCTGCTTTCCACCCGACTGCTCTCTACATCAGAGTTTATCCATTTCAGAAACATCTTTCAATgataaaag GACTTAAAGGAGCTTcacaaaccaaactgaacccTGCCCAGATTTAA
- the LOC117752048 gene encoding uncharacterized protein LOC117752048 isoform X2 has protein sequence MALGSSLVFLLLSVWLTAKCDQIPSEVCMECRDRYFLIAADLSFAGNEARFEAIDGTGVYPITKQYAAVCGYSVSVLPLKGNVELRASYFSCHTDNKDDEFFTFSFNLVVNHEGEDVTYALKKTCSPTLPWSPREVTCEANYMEVSVRSDVACPTGTKTDDWNAAVQTAYASANSDWQVMFQKVEEPLKPMELSEARTQGYVFDLTEGRLVFRTPYGQPESFNTEVNGVPVEVVHATLFSRQSWVVLMVDLVAACSMSEGSYDNAGYMVWETPEVLNPYVSGLTNTRVSVGISGELLEQSVAEESGFIVEKHNGSVEISIPYNAEGGYRKSFVSGDLYEYYIFHLYLEQIAVDEDHVDTRLRFHRTLATPLLPRPVFTENRTVLEERVFTIYLGDVPEDVEVSAVQLNEHKHIYKFGHESGHSITKVVHPNNTHGYTLKVPFDDPAVIKKFSKEDEAMKHILEVNYTLTVLPENETFFHLTSVLALSDITPPEFDAVCSESGISFKLDHRPFDYLWHISIGSDLLSPELATQHGYIMTNNSQSLLLEVPLFTHGYVYEDVALKGFLGTFEILIQYQGTSEVQSSTVKTCPFSTAEFVLCSTDGKMTVVADLSLAISSGGIPARSNLLNTHCGPKEADDTRALFSFPLNSCGSIIKLGKEYVTYENEISFSRKVNLQKNPSDSSNEIDRVTVQCTYPLAGLYRLFSFYKFVSDSAGVGNIVHSSLLTEVQQKPTLEFDTVLQTPVPATRRNRPVLVKLGHRLKVPTHLQYLQSLFKVE, from the exons ATGGCTTTAGGGTCCAGCCTCGTG TTCCTGCTGTTGTCAGTGTGGTTAACTGCAAAATGTGACCAGATTCCCAGTG AAGTTTGTATGGAGTGTCGTGATCGCTACTTCCTGATAGCTGCTGATCTCTCATTCGCTGGGAATGAAGCTCGCTTTGAGGCTATTG ATGGAACAGGCGTTTACCCCATCACAAAGCAGTATGCTGCTGTGTGTGGATACTCTGTCAGTGTTCTCCCTCTTAAGGGCAATGTGGAGCTCCGAGCCTCTTACTTCAGCTGTCACACTGACAACAAA GATGATGAATTTTTCACGTTCAGCTTCAACCTGGTCGTTAACCATGAAGGAGAGGATGTCACCTATGCTTTGAAAAAGACCTGTTCTCCCACTCTGCCCTGGTCACCCAGAGAGGTCACCTGTGAGGCCAACTACATGGAG GTTTCTGTGAGGAGTGATGTGGCGTGTCCGACTGGGACAAAGACAGACGACTGGAATGCTGCTGTCCAAACT GCATATGCTTCAGCCAACTCAGACTGGCAGGTGATGTTTCAGAAAGTAGAAGAGCCACTGAAACCTATGGAACTGTCTGAAGCTCGCACACAGGGCTATGTGTTTGACCTGACAGAGGGACGGCTTGTGTTTCGTACACCGTATGGACAACCAgaatcatttaacactgag GTGAACGGTGTTCCAGTAGAGGTCGTCCATGCAACTCTGTTCTCCAGACAAAGCTGGGTTGTCCTCATGGTCGACCTTGTGGCTGCTTGCTCCATGT CTGAAGGATCATATGATAATGCTGGATACATGGTCTGGGAGACTCCTGAGGTGTTGAACCCATATGTGTCTGGTCTGACCAACACACGGGTCAGCGTCGGTATCAGTGGCGAACTTTTGGAGCAGTCGGTTGCAGAGGAGAGCGGCTTCATTGTGGAGAAGCACAACGGCTCAGTAGAGATCAGCATCCCCTATAATGCTGAAGGAGGATACAGGAAG AGCTTTGTGTCTGGGGACCTCTACGAGTACTACATCTTTCATCTCTATCTGGAGCAAATCGCAGTGGATGAGGATCATGTTGACACCAGACTTCGCTTTCACAGGACACTTGCAACTCCTCTTCTGCCACGTCCTGTTTTTACAGAGAACC GAACAGTCCTTGAGGAACGAGTTTTCACAATCTACCTGGGAGATGTTCCTGAAGATGTCGAGGTCTCTGCTGTTCAgctaaatgaacacaaacatatttataaatTTGGACATGAGAGCGGCCACAGCATCACAAAGGTTGTTCATCCCAACAACACCCATGGCTACACTCTGAAGGTGCCTTTTGATGACCCTGCTGTCATTAAGAAG TTCTCTAAAGAAGATGAAGCTATGAAGCACATACTGGAAGTCAACTACACACTGACCGTTCTGCCTGAGAATGAGACGTTTTTCCACCTGACCTCAGTCTTGGCACTATCGGACATCA ctcctccagagtttgACGCCGTCTGTTCTGAGTCTGGCATCAGCTTCAAACTGGACCACCGGCCTTTTGACTACCTGTGGCACATCAGTATCGGTTCTGACCTGCTGTCGCCAGAACTGGCAACCCAGCACGGCTACATCATGACCAACAATAGCCAGAGCCTGCTGCTCGAGGTGCCGCTCTTCACTCATGGATACGTATACGAG GATGTTGCTCTGAAGGGATTCCTTGGCACTTTTGAAATCCTCATTCAATATCAAGGAACATCAGAGGTCCAGAGTTCAACTGTCAAGACGTGTCCATTCTCTACTGCCGAGTTCGTTT TGTGTTCCACTGATGGCAAGATGACTGTGGTGGCTGACTTGTCCCTGGCCATCTCAAGTGGAGGAATCCCTGCTAGATCCAACCTCCTGAACACTCATTGTGGACCCAAAGAAGCAGACGACACCAGGGCTCTGTTCTCTTTCCCCCTCAACAGCTGTGGCTCCATAATAAAG CTCGGTAAGGAATATGTGACGTACGAAAACGAGATTTCCTTCAGCAGGAAGGTCAATCTTCAGAAAAATCCATCAGATTCCAGCAATGAGATTGACAG GGTAACTGTGCAGTGTACGTATCCTCTGGCTGGGCTCTATCGTCTCTTCTCCTTTTACAAGTTTGTGTCTGACTCAGCGGGTGTCGGCAACATTGTTCATTCTTCACTCTTAACTGAAG TTCAACAAAAACCCACATTGGAGTTCGACACGGTGCTTCAAACTCCAGTGCCTGCAACCAGACGTAACAGACCGGTTTTGGTGAAGCTTGGTCACCGACTCAAAGTGccaacacatttacagtatctCCAGTCACTCTTTAAAGTAGAGTAA